A section of the Rhizobium sp. SSA_523 genome encodes:
- a CDS encoding glutathione S-transferase family protein — MTRILYSLCGRDANRPFSPHCWKVSMALAHKGLDFSEKPVAFTEIPKLENGFSKTVPILRDGEHLVRDSFDIAVYLEEAYPDRPTLFGGEGGKALARFVEGFSQMVVHPLLTRLAVKDIHDMLAKPDQDYFRESREARLGRRLEDVAGERSEALAMLSTQLEPMRFALKFNPFLGGETPLFADYILFGALQWARVTTGQALLPADHPVSLWFDRCLDLYDGFGRKVA; from the coding sequence ATGACCCGCATTCTGTATTCCCTTTGCGGCCGCGATGCGAATCGCCCCTTTTCCCCGCATTGCTGGAAGGTCTCCATGGCCCTGGCCCATAAGGGGCTGGACTTTTCGGAAAAGCCGGTGGCCTTCACCGAAATTCCCAAGCTGGAAAACGGCTTTTCCAAAACGGTGCCGATCCTGAGGGATGGCGAGCATCTCGTGCGCGACAGCTTCGATATCGCTGTTTATCTGGAAGAGGCCTATCCGGATCGCCCGACGCTGTTTGGCGGGGAGGGCGGCAAGGCGCTGGCGCGTTTCGTCGAAGGGTTTTCGCAGATGGTGGTCCATCCGCTGCTGACCCGGCTTGCGGTCAAGGACATCCACGACATGCTGGCCAAGCCCGATCAGGACTATTTTCGCGAGAGCCGCGAGGCGCGTCTCGGCCGCCGGCTTGAAGATGTCGCCGGCGAACGCAGCGAGGCGCTGGCAATGCTCTCGACACAGCTGGAGCCGATGCGGTTCGCCTTGAAGTTCAATCCCTTCCTGGGTGGCGAAACGCCGCTCTTTGCCGATTACATTTTGTTCGGCGCGCTGCAATGGGCAAGGGTGACGACGGGTCAGGCGCTTCTGCCGGCCGATCATCCGGTCTCGCTCTGGTTCGACCGCTGCCTGGACCTGTATGACGGGTTTGGCCGCAAGGTCGCCTGA
- the ndk gene encoding nucleoside-diphosphate kinase, which produces MAIERTFSMIKPDATKRNLTGAITKVFEDNGLRVIASKRVWMSKREAEGFYAVHKERPFFGELVEGMTSGPTVVQVLEGENAILKNREIMGATNPANADEGTIRKTFALSIGENSVHGSDAPETAAQEIAYWFSETEIVG; this is translated from the coding sequence ATGGCGATCGAACGCACTTTCTCCATGATCAAGCCCGATGCAACGAAGCGCAACCTGACCGGCGCCATCACCAAGGTGTTCGAAGACAATGGCCTGCGCGTCATTGCCTCCAAGCGCGTCTGGATGAGCAAGCGCGAAGCCGAGGGCTTCTACGCCGTTCACAAGGAACGTCCCTTCTTCGGCGAGCTCGTGGAAGGCATGACCTCCGGCCCGACGGTCGTGCAGGTTCTGGAAGGCGAGAACGCCATCCTGAAGAACCGCGAAATCATGGGCGCCACCAATCCGGCCAATGCCGATGAAGGCACCATCCGCAAGACCTTCGCGCTGTCCATCGGCGAAAACTCGGTTCATGGTTCGGATGCCCCGGAAACCGCTGCTCAGGAAATCGCCTATTGGTTCTCCGAAACCGAAATTGTCGGCTGA
- a CDS encoding dihydrodipicolinate synthase family protein produces the protein MFQGLSAFPPTPTDEHGIVQPEALGLLVERLAQAKVDSIGLLGSTGAYAFLTREERRRAIEIAREAAGQDQSLIVGIGALRTDAATALARDAAEAGADGLLLAPVSYTPLTEEEVFQHFVAVAEVTDLPLVIYNNPATTKFSFSPALIGRLSHLQGIAAVKMPPPAQDGLSDELARLRAATPPGFPIGYSGDWMAAEALLCGASAWYSVVAGLLPGPALALTRAAQAGDAERAQRLDAMFAPLWALFKAHGSFRVMYAIAAELDLFHAEPPRPVLPIAAQARDELARALQGLAETGL, from the coding sequence ATGTTTCAGGGTCTCTCCGCCTTCCCGCCCACGCCGACAGACGAGCATGGCATCGTGCAGCCGGAGGCCCTTGGTCTGCTTGTCGAACGGCTGGCGCAGGCGAAGGTGGATTCCATCGGCCTTCTGGGCAGCACGGGGGCCTATGCTTTCCTGACGCGGGAGGAAAGGCGAAGGGCCATCGAGATTGCGCGGGAGGCGGCCGGACAGGACCAATCCCTCATCGTCGGCATCGGGGCGCTGCGCACCGATGCGGCCACGGCTCTGGCCCGCGATGCCGCAGAGGCCGGCGCCGACGGCCTGCTGCTGGCACCGGTTTCCTATACGCCGCTGACCGAGGAGGAGGTCTTCCAGCATTTCGTCGCCGTGGCCGAGGTCACCGACCTGCCCCTGGTGATCTACAACAATCCGGCCACGACCAAATTCTCCTTCAGTCCGGCGCTGATCGGCAGGCTCTCGCACCTGCAAGGGATCGCCGCCGTCAAGATGCCGCCGCCGGCACAGGACGGGCTGTCCGACGAACTGGCGCGGCTGCGGGCAGCGACGCCGCCCGGCTTTCCCATAGGCTATAGCGGGGACTGGATGGCAGCCGAGGCGCTGCTGTGTGGCGCCAGCGCCTGGTACAGCGTCGTGGCGGGCCTTTTGCCTGGCCCGGCATTGGCCCTGACGCGCGCAGCGCAGGCCGGCGATGCGGAGCGGGCACAGCGGCTCGATGCCATGTTTGCGCCGCTCTGGGCACTGTTCAAGGCCCATGGCAGTTTCCGGGTCATGTATGCCATTGCCGCGGAGCTGGACCTCTTTCACGCCGAGCCGCCGCGTCCGGTCCTGCCGATTGCCGCGCAGGCCAGGGACGAATTGGCCAGGGCTTTGCAGGGCCTTGCGGAGACAGGGCTTTAG
- a CDS encoding CGNR zinc finger domain-containing protein, protein MTFSWTPHRFAGGALALDVANSVILRADEARRLDRFADAAQLAAFPTAARLHCAERSSFGALVPVRPDAVPAFLEFREIVDRYFRGRALGEPSAPGPARAPTELAALPLADLLDGAARVLRLARDAQGLDYHTVQSALRLQASPQPERLKICSHCGWLFIDRSKNRSRFWCDMAVCGNRAKAARHYRRKKEM, encoded by the coding sequence ATGACCTTTTCCTGGACCCCTCACCGTTTTGCCGGCGGCGCGCTGGCGCTGGATGTCGCCAATAGCGTCATTCTGCGGGCTGACGAGGCGAGGCGCCTCGACCGTTTCGCCGATGCCGCCCAGCTTGCCGCGTTTCCGACCGCCGCCCGTCTGCATTGCGCCGAACGCAGCTCCTTCGGCGCGCTCGTGCCCGTTCGCCCGGATGCCGTGCCCGCGTTTCTGGAGTTTCGCGAGATCGTCGACCGTTACTTTCGCGGCCGGGCTCTTGGCGAGCCATCGGCACCGGGGCCGGCTAGAGCGCCGACAGAGCTTGCAGCCCTGCCTCTGGCCGACCTGCTTGACGGTGCGGCCCGCGTGCTGCGCCTGGCAAGGGATGCGCAGGGCCTCGACTACCACACCGTGCAATCGGCCCTGCGGCTCCAGGCATCGCCTCAGCCGGAGCGGCTGAAGATCTGCAGCCATTGCGGCTGGCTGTTCATCGACCGCAGCAAGAACAGGAGCCGGTTCTGGTGCGACATGGCGGTGTGCGGCAACCGCGCCAAGGCCGCCCGCCACTATCGGCGCAAAAAGGAGATGTGA